One window of the Eucalyptus grandis isolate ANBG69807.140 chromosome 8, ASM1654582v1, whole genome shotgun sequence genome contains the following:
- the LOC104456469 gene encoding UDP-glycosyltransferase 74F2, with product MEPSSKLHRAHVLVVPYPGQGHINPMLQFSKRLVSKGLKATLVLTVHIAKSMHADPSSSINLETISDGHDLGGRASAKSMQAYLTCFQTVGSRGLAELIHKLDCSGRPVDAIIYDGFLPWVLDVAKQCEKLGVVFFTQTCAVNNIYYHVQRGLLPLPLSGDSVKVPGLPPLEPSETPSFVCKLGTYPAFYDMVINQFMNADEADFVLCDTFYELEKEVVDWMSTNLWPLKTIGPTLPSLYLDKRLPDDAAYGINLFTPTTTSTVFTWLRHHPPHSVVYVSFGSFAELDPSQFSELAHGLALAGHPFLWIVRSSEQHKLPRDLMDSIPSKEALILPWCDQLEILTNDSIGCFVTHCGLNSVIEAICLGVPMVAMPQWTDQGTNAKFVEDVWRVGVRARADEAGLVRREEVERRVREVLGGGERGVEMADSARRWMAAAKASISEGGSSDRNIDDFVAKLATRSSVE from the exons ATGGAGCCTTCAAGCAAACTCCACCGAGCGCACGTACTAGTCGTCCCCTACCCCGGCCAAGGCCACATAAACCCCATGCTCCAATTCTCCAAGCGCCTGGTCTCCAAAGGCCTCAAAGCCACCCTCGTCCTCACCGTCCACATCGCCAAATCCATGCACGCCGACCCCTCCTCGTCCATCAACCTCGAGACCATCTCCGACGGCCATGACCTCGGCGGCCGCGCCTCGGCCAAATCCATGCAGGCCTACCTGACGTGCTTCCAGACCGTTGGGTCAAGGGGCCTGGCCGAGCTGATCCATAAGCTCGACTGCTCGGGCCGACCGGTCGACGCGATCATCTATGACGGGTTCCTCCCGTGGGTGCTCGACGTGGCCAAGCAGTGCGAAAAGCTCGGAGTGGTTTTCTTCACGCAGACATGTGCGGTCAACAACATATATTACCATGTGCAGCGCGGCTTGCTCCCGCTCCCGCTCTCGGGGGACAGTGTCAAGGTCCCGGGGCTGCCACCTCTGGAGCCGTCGGAGACGCCTTCGTTTGTATGCAAGCTGGGGACGTACCCTGCCTTTTACGACATGGTGATCAACCAATTCATGAACGCGGATGAAGCTGATTTTGTGCTCTGTGACACCTTCTACGAGCTGGAGAAAGAG GTGGTTGACTGGATGTCCACCAACTTGTGGCCGCTGAAGACCATCGGCCCCACCCTCCCCTCCCTCTACCTGGACAAGCGCCTCCCCGATGACGCCGCCTACGGCATCAACCTCTTCACCCCGACCACCACCTCCACCGTCTTCACCTGGCTCCGCCACCACCCGCCCCATTCCGTGGTCTACGTCTCCTTCGGCAGCTTCGCCGAACTTGACCCCTCCCAGTTCTCTGAGCTTGCCCACGGCCTTGCCCTTGCCGGCCACCCCTTCCTCTGGATCGTTCGATCATCCGAGCAGCACAAGCTCCCTCGCGATCTCATGGACTCGATCCCCTCCAAGGAAGCTCTCATTCTCCCGTGGTGCGATCAACTGGAAATACTCACAAACGATTCTATCGGATGCTTTGTCACCCACTGTGGGCTCAACTCAGTGATCGAGGCGATCTGCCTGGGGGTCCCGATGGTGGCGATGCCGCAGTGGACGGACCAGGGGACGAATGCCAAGTTCGTGGAGGATGTGTGGAGGGTCGGGGTTAGGGCTAGGGCCGATGAGGCAGGGCTTGTCAGGAGGGAGGAGGTGGAGAGGCGCGTGAGGGAGGTATtaggaggaggggagagaggggTGGAGATGGCGGACAGCGCGAGGAGGTGGATGGCGGCGGCAAAGGCGTCCATCAGCGAAGGTGGTAGCTCTGATCGGAACATCGATGACTTCGTGGCGAAGCTGGCGACTCGTTCGTCGGTAGAGTAG
- the LOC104416289 gene encoding MDIS1-interacting receptor like kinase 2, producing the protein MVLSSLKEEPQCHKAVFLKLFNVKSVVVIVGIMLTLFPGFASTATPGFPPEAEDGNKEEAAETLLKWKSTLDSQSQSLMSSWRGENACSSNWTGVTCDRPEVVTTLNLSNMGLTGMLGALNFTALPHLISLDLSNNSFRGPIPSSIGNLSKLSTLNLSVNSLSQSIPSALGRLTSLRLLYLRQNRLRGPIPEDIFTLNSLLELSFSVNNLTGALPTSIGLLGNLTILDLSYNGLQGSIPHEICAINSLSVLHLRANKLTGSIPTCIVNMTQLTVLKLLENYLSGSIPREIGKLRSLIRLTLHGNNLNGFIPASIGNLSNLLELSLSSNDLSGPIPQEVGDLRSLTLLALSINSLNGSIPTSVGNLVNLTVLLLHFNNLSGFVPRELNNLTRLVQFTLARNELTGQLPENVCLGGSLEVFTAFDNHLNGPIPKSLRNCSGLARLWLQGNRLSGNITEDFGVYPKLKLIDLSLNQLSGKLSWTWGLCSRLQSFHISHNNIFGQIPPTIGNMTQLRVLDLSLNYITGEIPHELGRLVSLIDLSLHGNNISGDIPHEIGLFLSLAKLNLASNSLSGPIPAQLGQCRKLWYLNLSRNMIRGSIPPEVGSIQFLQILDLSSNILEGKLPQDLGKLTALADLNLSHNDLFGSIPNSFFDMLGLVSVDISYNDLEGPLPDIMAFRMAPYTTIQNNKDVCGVVAGLRAILFLIFVITVIVLLAGKRCKNGKCNLKEVHTGDPFVVWSYDGQLVYRLIIDATEGFELKNRIGEGGFGTVYKAELSPDRVFAVKKLNSIEDGEVVGVTSLQREVNCLANICHRNIVKLYGYCLHSKHSFLVYEFLERGSLRRILNDDEAAMELYWCRRVNVIKGVANALSYMHHNCFPPWIHRDMTSNNVLLDADYEAHVSDFGIARLLKPDSSNWTSLAGTLGYIAPELAYSPAVTEKCDVFGFGVVAMEVIMGKHPGDLISISDPSSSLAKIGSDFLLQDVLDRRLSLPVGRDAEDVVSLAKLAFACLQVDPRRRPSMKGVSLLLPVRVPLAKPFSEITLGELNSFGC; encoded by the exons ATGGTTCTCTCTTCGCTTAAAGAAGAGCCACAATGTCACAAAGCTGTCTTCCTAAAGCTCTTCAACGTCAAGTCTGTTGTCGTGATCGTTGGAATAATGCTCACCTTGTTCCCTGGCTTTGCTTCAACTGCCACTCCTGGTTTCCCTCCTGAAGCCGAAGATGGGAATAAAGAGGAGGCGGCAGAAACTCTGCTGAAATGGAAATCCACTCTTGACAGTCAAAGCCAATCTCTCATGTCCTCATGGCGGGGGGAGAATGCTTGCTCTAGTAATTGGACAGGAGTCACCTGTGACCGACCAGAAGTGGTCACTACTCTAAATCTTTCGAACATGGGCTTGACAGGTATGCTTGGTGCTCTAAATTTCACCGCTCTTCCTCATCTAATTAGCCTGGACCTGTCAAACAACTCATTTCGTGGCCCCATTCCATCATCCATCGGAAACCTCTCTAAACTGTCAACCCTTAATCTCTCGGTCAACTCTCTCTCCCAGAGCATTCCTTCTGCTCTTGGTAGATTGACCAGTCTAAGGCTTTTGTACCTTCGTCAGAATCGGCTGAGGGGGCCTATCCCGGAGGATATATTTACGTTGAACTCCCTTTTGGAGCTTAGTTTCTCGGTCAACAATCTCACAGGTGCTCTTCCTACTTCTATTGGCTTACTGGGGAACCTAACGATTCTGGACTTGAGCTACAACGGCCTTCAGGGATCGATTCCTCATGAAATTTGTGCCATCAATTCTTTGTCTGTACTTCATCTTCGGGCGAACAAGTTAACTGGTTCAATTCCCACTTGCATAGTAAACATGACCCAGCTAACCGTACTTAAACTTCTGGAAAATTATCTTTCTGGTTCGATTCCACGGGAAATTGGGAAATTGAGATCCCTTATTCGCCTCACTCTGCATGGGAACAATCTCAATGGTTTCATCCCTGCATCTATTGGGAACTTGAGCAACCTACTTGAACTCTCTCTATCCTCTAATGATCTTTCGGGACCTATTCCCCAGGAAGTGGGTGACTTGAGATCTTTAACCCTACTAGCTTTGTCCATCAATAGTCTCAATGGTTCGATCCCTACATCAGTTGGGAACTTGGTTAATCTAACCGTATTGCTTCTGCATTTCAACAACCTGTCTGGTTTCGTTCCTCGTGAATTGAATAATCTCACTCGTTTAGTTCAGTTTACTCTGGCTCGAAACGAGCTAACAGGGCAGCTTCCAGAAAATGTATGCCTCGGTGGGTCACTGGAAGTCTTTACAGCATTTGACAATCACTTGAATGGTCCCATCCCAAAGAGCTTGAGGAACTGCAGCGGCTTAGCTAGGCTTTGGCTTCAAGGAAATCGACTTAGCGGAAATATAACAGAAGATTTTGGTGTATACCCTAAGTTAAAACTCATTGACTTGAGCCTTAACCAACTCTCTGGCAAGCTCTCTTGGACCTGGGGACTATGTAGTAGATTGCAGAGCTTCCATATCTCTCACAACAATATTTTTGGTCAGATTCCCCCCACGATTGGGAACATGACTCAATTGAGAGTGCTGGACTTATCTTTGAACTACATCACTGGAGAGATTCCTCATGAATTGGGAAGACTAGTTTCATTGATAGATCTTTCTCTGCATGGTAACAATATTTCAGGTGACATTCCCCATGAGATTGGGCTTTTCTTAAGTCTAGCAAAGCTCAACTTGGCAAGCAACAGTCTGAGTGGTCCAATTCCTGCACAATTAGGACAATGTAGAAAATTATGGTACTTGAATTTGAGCAGAAACATGATTCGAGGAAGTATTCCTCCAGAGGTTGGAAGTATTCAATTTCTGCAGATCCTTGATTTATCCAGTAACATCTTGGAGGGAAAACTACCCCAGGATCTTGGAAAGCTGACTGCGTTAGCTGACTTAAATCTCTCCCATAATGACTTGTTCGGTTCCATTCCGAATAGTTTCTTTGATATGTTAGGTCTCGTGTCTGTTGACATATCATATAATGACTTGGAGGGGCCACTCCCGGACATTATGGCCTTTCGCATGGCTCCATACACAACGATACAGAATAACAAAGACGTATGTGGTGTTGTGGCTGGTCTAAGAGC CATCTTGTTCCTCATTTTTGTCATCACAGTGATCGTTCTTTTGGCTGGCAAGAGATGCAAGAATGGAAAGTGTAATTTGAAAGAGGTGCATACTGGAGATCCCTTTGTGGTGTGGAGCTACGATGGCCAATTGGTTTATCGACTTATCATCGACGCCACTGAAGGGTTCGAACTGAAAAACCGAATTGGAGAGGGAGGATTTGGAACTGTTTACAAAGCTGAGCTGTCCCCTGATCGAGTTTTCGCAGTGAAGAAGCTTAATTCAATAGAAGACGGGGAGGTGGTTGGGGTTACATCTTTGCAGAGAGAGGTAAATTGCCTAGCAAATATATGCCACCGCAACATTGTGAAGCTATATGGATACTGCCTACATTCAAAGCATTCATTTTTGGTTTATGAGTTCCTCGAAAGAGGAAGCTTAAGAAGAATCTTGAATGACGACGAAGCGGCGATGGAGCTCTACTGGTGCAGGAGGGTAAACGTTATTAAAGGAGTGGCGAACGCATTGTCCTATATGCACCATAATTGCTTCCCCCCATGGATTCACCGAGACATGACAAGCAACAACGTTTTGTTGGATGCTGATTACGAGGCTCACGTTTCTGACTTTGGCATTGCTAGGCTTCTCAAACCAGATTCATCGAATTGGACTTCTTTGGCTGGTACTCTTGGGTACATTGCTCCAG AGCTAGCATACTCACCAGCAGTCACAGAAAAATGCGATGTTTTTGGCTTTGGAGTGGTAGCAATGGAAGTGATCATGGGAAAACACCCAGGAGATCTCATCTCCATTTCGGATCCATCTTCATCGCTGGCAAAGATTGGTTCGGACTTTTTACTCCAGGATGTGTTGGATCGACGCCTCTCGCTTCCTGTGGGAAGAGATGCAGAGGACGTGGTGTCACTTGCAAAACTGGCGTTTGCATGTTTGCAAGTGGATCCCCGGCGCCGGCCAAGCATGAAAGGAGTCTCGCTACTACTACCAGTTCGAGTGCCTCTAGCAAAGCCATTTTCTGAGATCACATTGGGCGAACTAAACAGCTTCGGCTGTTGA